From Bacteroidales bacterium, the proteins below share one genomic window:
- a CDS encoding response regulator: MKQILVVDDEKLVREGIQEALADEGYAVYTASNGNEAIKALQVFVPDVIITDIIMPEADGIEVLLHAKKLQPKPRIIAISGGGRISANDHLATARKLGADVILTKPFSIETLLEAIEKQ, encoded by the coding sequence ATGAAGCAGATACTGGTAGTAGATGATGAAAAACTGGTCAGGGAAGGCATTCAGGAAGCATTGGCAGATGAGGGTTATGCAGTATATACTGCGAGTAACGGAAATGAAGCCATCAAAGCCCTGCAGGTGTTTGTTCCTGATGTAATCATAACAGACATCATTATGCCCGAGGCAGATGGGATAGAAGTTCTTCTGCATGCAAAAAAACTTCAGCCGAAGCCCAGAATCATAGCCATTTCAGGAGGGGGGCGTATCAGCGCCAATGATCATCTTGCCACCGCAAGGAAACTTGGGGCCGATGTCATTCTTACCAAACCGTTTTCCATCGAGACATTGCTGGAAGCGATAGAAAAACAGTAA